In Ornithodoros turicata isolate Travis chromosome 1, ASM3712646v1, whole genome shotgun sequence, the DNA window ACAGCCAAGCAGTAACACCTTCCCAGTTACTGAGACTGTGGGTGTACACAAACCTGTCACTCCTGATTCAAGATCCAGTGTAAGTGTGCAATGCAGCAACCTTTCTCTTGCGCTGAAAGAACAACATTGTCATGCCCTATGTTCATTTCATGCTAAATGACATAATGTTAGTTTAGAAGCCTATACTGACTAATATGAGGATACATCTTTCTAGCCAAGTGCCAAGGAAataatacagtcacagcacaaAAGTCACAACAAGTCCACTCATAAGTCCACTCATGATGTCACTCCTCAGAATGTAATGGCATCACGAACAACACGTTCTGAAAAAAGAAGGCAGAATAGCGCTGCAACTGACAGAAACTCCCAGTTGTCTCCAGAGCCTAGTGGAAAAGAGCGCATGGAAGAATCTCGATCACCCTACAAAAGTGTCAGGTCCTCAACACGGCATATGTCAACCACCCCtggaattaaaaaaacaaagcacAATCCAGCCAAGAAAACCTGTGAGGAAGGATCCTCAGCTGTAGAGGACATTAGGGGTGCAGTATCTCGGAAGAGATCGTCAAAGACTTCCAGTCACGAGACATCCTGCAGGGGGCGCATGTCGTTGCGACATAGATCACCCAATTCACAACCAAAAGAATCAACACGGAGGCCTGCAAAGCAAGTTCACAATGAAGAATTCCCGTTTGAAGAGAGCAGAAGTGATGCAGAATCCCCAAAGGCACCACTGGAAGAACGGATTCTTCGGTCACACAGCAAGAGTAAGAAACCTTTGCAAAGGAAGCTAGAAGATCCCCAAACTGAAAGACAAGGCCAGAGTCCCAAGAAAAGAACCGATAAGGAGAACGTAAGTTTGACAGCATTAGAAAAGCGTGCACAGTCACTCGGTAAACGCGACAGGCCCTATTTGCAGCAGAAATCAGTCAGTCCCAAAAGAAAGCTATTCGTGCAAGTTTCAGTAGGAAGAACTCCAACAACTGATACGAAGTCCTCGCCAGAAAGACCATATGACGCACATGCCAGTACTGATGCTGAACAGCGTTCAGGCTCATCGTGGATTGAGAGAGCGAGATTGGGAAGAATCAAGCGAAAACTGGTGCTAGATGTTAGTGCCGGAGCACCAGAGCTGCAGTCCATAGTACACAGTGAGAGAGAACCTAGACTGCAACGGTTAAGTGACATAACAGGAGGGCGTTATGATTCAGTAGCCACTAGGGGTGGTGCATCTGCTATTGCATTACGCCCAATATCTGATATAGACGCCGGATCGAGTCAAGAAAATAGCCAGACTGAATTTATGCAGCCAAACACAACCAGAGCCAAAATGGTACAGGTGGACATGGCTGCAAAACACACACCTCCTAACCATAATGGTACTCCTTTCCGTGGGAGCGCGCGTTCAGCTGCTGGCAGTATGATGGCAGAGTCGAACACTCAATCTTCTGAAGGAGGGTCCAGAGCTGCAGTGTTCAAAGGAAGCCCATCAAAATCACATATCCCCAAAGCTATTAGACGGTAAGTGAAGTACAGGGTGTCAGGTAAAACATTAGTTTACCTTTTGCATGTGCTCTGCTGTTTCTTGAAGCTCTTATTTGAACAGACTCCACCATAAAGTTAAAAAAGTTTTGCCCTTCACAGCATAGCTTTAGTTCAGCTTCAGTGAGCAAAAATAGTGACTTGACATGATTGGGTTGACTGCTAAGTGACTATACGGGGTGTTGCACGAGAAAGTGACCCCCgaattattttaaaaaattacGTGAAACAAAAATGGGAAACCTGCATgacacttgtgaaggtttttgccacccaaGCAGGCAGTTTGCATGAATTAGGCTGATTATCTTATTCGAACTAAAAattttgccaaggaaaggtaaagTTTTTTTTGCATTATTTAGAAAGTCCGTGGCCACGACATGCTATTCCGATCATAATTTAAAGTTTCTTCAGTTATTCCTCAATTATTTCACACTcgaaaacttgccatctctgcAAGCGCGCTTTCGGATTTCGCAGTGCCGGGACTGTCAGCACGGCCCGAACACACTCCCACTGCGTGTGGAAACAGcatgagaaaaacaaaaaaacggggGGCGGGGACCGGGCGCAATCACGCATTTTGCCTTCACAAGCTTATTTGTTTGCAACCATTAGTTACTGATAATCACCGACATCAGATGTTCTGTGCTGTTTTCTGTGTTGGCCTTTCCTGCTCCCCATACATTAGGCGGGGCAACTTGGCCAACACGCCttgtcaaatttttgtggaaacatTGTGAAAGATCCAGTATTTGTAACTGAAATGGTGTGTTGTGTCTATGGGCTTTCTactttacaccaaaaaagttaCCTTACTTTGGCAAGTTTtttagttcaattaagctaattagactaATTAATGAATGGCCTGTAAGGGCCTTTGGGgtatcatgaataaataaataaataaaataaataaatgaggaACATTCAAAGAAAACACCTGTTTGGGGTAGCAGAAACCTTCACAAGTGTCGTGTAGAAGGTTTCCAATTTTTATCTCGCGTAGcttttttaataattaggggtcactctctcatgcaacaccctgtatatatacttCCCTGGTACAATATGCTAGACAAACCTGAAATTGTTGGAAAGGTAGACTCACACCCGTTGTTGTGATAGTCCTAATCCCACATTGCAGTAACCACTCATACAAACTGCCTCGATGCCTCTGGCAATGAAACATCCTATTAATTATCACAAAGATACAGTTGTTGAACATAAGAGTAggatgcaagcaagctggtgataATATGATGATTGAGGTAGTAACGGGGACGAACGAGAAGTCCTGTCACTTCTCGTTTGTCCCTGTTCCTCCCTCAATCTCAAAGAATGTCATCATCATACAGCTGTTGCCCTGATGTGAAAGTGGTTCAGTGGTTTGCTCTCCAATAGGGCCATTTGTATAGTATGACACATGTGTTCCTCACAACAGTTGTGGATTAAAGGTTGACATTACACGCTGCTTCAAAGAGCACTTTGCTTTTGAAATTTTTTACATAGTTACTCTTACTCAAAGCAGTGGGAGAAACCAAAACCAAAGAAAGGACAGAATAGAAAGgcagaacagaaaaaaatgacaaaaaatagATACTTTTATATGGCATATTATCGGTGTCTGAGGTGGGTGTACGATGATGAGACATATTTTAGCACCTGCAAGAATACCTAGCTTTCGAAAGAACATTTCACCTACCAGATATGTGGAAACTTTGAAGGTCAGTACATCCATAGGTCATGGCAATTTGAACACAGAAAACTAAGGAGCTAGCATCAAACAACTGGAGTAAAAGTCTTAATCGATCAAAATGCACGACACTTGAAGATGTTTGAAAACTCAGTTCATCAGACAGTGAAACAGACAATCTATGTTTGGTTATCGAAGCGCTATTGAGTTGCACGTCACACTCTAGCGACAAGTAGAGCCGCCGTAGAAACAAAATGTCTATGTCAATAAGATGAACAGTCCAGAAAATGGTGGAAAGTGTGCATGCAAAACGAAAAAGATAGGGAAGTTAACTAAAGGCATGCTGAAATGTCGACACGTCAGGCGAGTGCGTCAGCATCTAGTAAGGTGGGAACAACTTGAGAACTCGAAGAAATGCCAACTGTTGAGGACGTGTTATATAGTGctgattttttaaatttttgtctTGCCACTTGGAGGTCTGCCCTGCATCAAAGCGATTGGGTGCAATTACTGTTGTGAGTTCTTCTCTGTGCTATATAATTTTACAAAATTtccacgtggcacgtgatgcctcccgtcagggtgtcctaagacacctcggaaagcccagtgcaaagccagtcaagtgtataagggaaaagaaaattagcaagagctctttggttGCACGTGtatcatatgtttgtaagtatatgtagcatatgtttgtatggCGACatcgtcgccatgccagtactagacaactgtttcggccttgttgggccatcttcagcagtacgcaggcaggcaacgtttgagcggatggcgtcagaaggtcacgtggcacgtgatgcctcccgtcagggtgtcctaagacacctctgaaagcccagtgcaaagccagtcaagtgtataagggaaaagaatatatatataatatatcttgcaagatgtgcacatcccaacaacgtaaaattacttgtgtagtgtgtacgagtgacaccgaagcagcacttggacAAAACCGGGGGCTAACAGAGCCGGATGGGGGAACAGGCTGCCCTCCCGCAGCTTTGTAACAgcctttccattaccggaaacagtgaCAGAAACCTCGGTGAaacataacggaaacgaaattgaatgGCTGGTACCAGAAACGGATAAAGGAAActaaaatatagcagtaacgaaaatggaaacagtaacaaaaatatgtccgttacccttccctggggCAGCCTGTACGTTCACAGCGTTCACCCAGGCTCTGGGCGAAAGCTTGTAACCTACAAAATAAATACATTCATCTCttcttgtttttgttatatCTAAGCTACACTGTGCCCATCTTTATGTGTCCATAGTATATTTGAGAGGCTTTACATAGACACAGTAGCAGGGCTGTTTTTaatagaaaataaaaaagggACCAGAACTGTCAAGAACAAAATTTTGTTGATTACATTGATCTTTCAAATTGTTGCACACTTGCAGGAGAAGAGATACTGTTGACTATCTGGCTGATGAGCAGATGCACAGATTTTTGGGAACATCTGTTCCCTGTGACACCATGGATGCCGTTTATCATTAGTGAGTTTTGTCAGTTTGGTTTTCAAATATGTCAGTCCATCCTGATCAAACTTCGCTGGATAATGTAGTGTACAGCCCACATGGCAGAAAGGAATTAGCAGATATGTCACTGCCAGTTGCTCCAGGGGAGTTTCGATGTCCTTGCACCCCTCAATTTCTGTCATCACCACGTGCTTAAATTGGACTTACGCCGTGTATGTAGCAGGCTGTGCTAGGTCAGACCTTCCCTCAGTAAGGTCCTGTATCTGGCCTTGGTCACTGCCAGTGGCGTGAGAGATAAGCTGTTCTCTcgtgtggaaaaaaaaaatcgattatGTGCTCTCTTCCACATTTATGCTTGTATAACTCTAAATATGAGGCATAGTGCATCGAAACACTGTTCATATTATGTTGTACGGCCTTCCTCAGTAAGGCTTCTATCAGCACGTATTTTTCTACGTCGGGGATTTAACTCCATTAAGTAATAAGTGGTAATAATGAAAACATTTCTCGAGATTGTGCTATCTCGAGCTGCCTCCAAGAATGTTGCCCAGTAACAGCAGTGTTTTATTGATTTTTAGCATTCCTTCTGTCGCATCGCCACAGTTTGGCATCGCCTTGTGGCTCTAGCATCAACAAAAATCACCAGACACACTCCTGAAGTAATTTCTCTGACAAAACTAGTTGGATTTTTGGTGCTTCCAAGTCCTGTCCTCTGTCCAAGTCTGTTCTCTGTGCAATATGCACCAACAAGACAAGCCTCATCAAGCTTTAAGAGGGTACGCGGGGATCAGCTCgcgaaaaatgacaaaaaaaaaaaacggattttCTGGAAATCTGGAAAATGACAAAGCTTGCAGCCCCCCCTCTCCCGTGCTCGGTACGCCTATGATCCCAACCCTGAGGAACTGCAGAACCCCTACGAGCATCTGTTATGCGAAGCTAACAAGAGCTAACAAGCTAACAAAAGCATTGGACACGAGTTTACTGCCTTGTCAGACTTTTGATCAAAGGCAAAAGCAGTCAAAGTGCATCAAACAAAGCGTCAGGAATGCAAGAGAACCTGTGCACAAAAGGACACAAAAGACTACACTGCTGGAGCCTTCTAATTTGCAGTAAAAAGAGCGTGAAACTTTGCGCTTCATTTTCTCAAAACAACTTTTCGCTCTACCTGCTCCGCTTGTGAAACTGATATCTCCGTAACGACTCGGTCTATATTGGTGCGGTCTGTTTTCGTACAATCACTGAACATTCCTAGAGGTCGTGACATTCTTATTTTTTCAGGTAAATCAATTTATAATTGATGCTATCGTCATACGTTTCTATGCTAGATGCGTCAGTTGCGACCGCATGCAGAAaaatgaaaaccaaaaattgTCATCGTGGAAATTGAAAAAACTAAGAATGTCACAACCTCAACCAGACATTTGGCAATACACTCCAAGTTCAAGCTGTCTTCTATCACATTTTTCAAACTCTGCAGGCCTTTCACAAAATGCGAagattttgtaatttgtaaaaATTTGTAAAAAAACTTAAGTTTGAGATATCATATTTTTTCTGGTAAATTCATTTTGAGGGCATTATCAACGATGGTGCAAATTTTCATCATAATCTAttaagaaacaaaaaagtttgTGTTGATCCCCACGTCCCCCCTTAAGTAGCTGATGCACGAAGGCAATTGAAATATGGAAGCTGTGAAGTTTCGATCATGTTATACCTTACATGTGAACTTAGTAGTTCATCACAACCAAATTTTTTCCTGGTGGTCAGATTTAGCAGGGAACAAGTCGTTTTCCCTTTAACTCTATGGGGTCCCAACAACTGAACTGAATTGACCTGTGCATGTTATGCAGTGGCTTATCCAGGGCAGTGATCGTAATGTCCATGCAACTATGGCAAAAAGTGGGCTCTTTTTCACCGCAAGCAGCATCTCGTCACACGATTGCAATTCATCACCGTCTGCTCACTGTTCCGGTCTAGCTCAGACGCCTTCTTTGACTTCCTGTGCAAGAAACTGGAAGAGTCTGCATTGCGTCGTGGAAGTAGAAAGGTCACTGAAAAAGATGTCATTCTGTTTATCCGCAAGTATGAAACACTTTAATTCTGTCATTGTGAATTGGCAATGTGTTTCTTGCAGAACCTTTTGTACTTTTATTTATGGGCAGGAGAGCAAGTTAACAGAGCAGCTTTgctgttaaaggagcatggaaggtaCCCTCGAAACATGTATATTTTTACCACGTGATGTGAACATATTACCTTCCGGATGTCTGCCAAAATGTGAACTGCAACAGTGAGCTCTCCATGCTCCGTTCTTGCATGCATGACGTGGGCTAATGCGAGCATCTTTATTGGCTGGCGAAGAAGTGCCCTCTGCATTTTCGGAGCAATACGACCTGTCGACAGTAAACTACCTTGGTGGTACCAAATTAAAccacaagaaaaagaaagtgtttGCCTCACTATTTGGTGCATCAAAGGACATCGCAGACATGATGAGGGAGGGGGTTTTCGGACTTGCAAGATTGAAATGTCTCTTCCGTATCAGAATAGAGCGCTGCACTTTTTGTGCGAACATGTACCCCAGGGCTTGTAAGCCTCATTTCTACTTCCGAGATATTTTTAACGAGCCctttcatgctcctttaacCCATGATTGCGGTGTTTTCCTGTTTTACAGTAATCAAAAAAGCTCTACTTCTAGCAGTGGACACAATTCCTAATTAGAATACGGACCTGGCAGAAAAATGTTGGCAAAGAAAGCTTTGGGTGTAGTCAGAAAGTGAATCCACTTGTTCATTACTCACTGCATGACCTTTTGCCTGATTCCAGGGAAGAAGCCATGATACCTTCTGTATGGTGAACCTCTATTGTTTTAATAGTGGCATACATACCAGGAAGTCCTGCTGATTTTCTTCCTGTATTGTGTCTTCTATTGTGTTTGTTCATATAGCTAGTTCTGCAAATGGCAGATTCTATGGTAGTATACTTGAGACTAACTACACGATACCAAGCTGACATTTGGCACAAGGATTATCTCACCTCAAATTTCTTTCCAATGCTCCCTTTGTAATAAGACAAAGAGTGGTCCCCAGCAATCATGCCTGAAACGCTCTAAGTTACCACTTCTTTCTAGTAACAATGTAATTCCTCTGTGTGGACTCTGACACCTCTGATGCATTTTTCCTTTTAGCTTCAAAGGTATGAGAAGTACACACCATCTGTTTGCCATGGTTGAAGAGCACATGTCTGGTGATTTGCGCACGCAAATGGTCCCGTGCTCTCGgcaaaagaagagaagaaagaagTAACTGTATAACTTCAAAGCAATGTAATTAATATTAGCAAAAATGACAGACATGATGGAAACTGTTGcttatttattttcttattgTACAGTCCAACATGGATCAGAGTAAGATCTAGGAGCGATTGTCACTAACATCATTTTTGGACTGTGATTACAGTCCTGTCAATTTAAAACGCTGTAGAATGAAAACCATTAAAGGTGTGCAAAAATAGTGACAAGTCTAAGTGCATGTCCTTTGCTTCACAAAGTTCTCCTCATATACGTATGCCTATAACACTCCATATTCATCTCTGGGAATAATCAATCATTATAAATACGTAGGTGTTACTTTAACGAGCAATCTTTCTTGGagcacttatacagggtgttcatttttatccgCTATTTATTATAAAAAAGGCTATGAGagtagcatagatgtcgttCAGGTGGGTTCCATGGCCACTCTGACATCATCTCGAAGAGAGTAACTACAAGATCTCTAATTCGGCAAAATCCATTAACACAAAACATACTCAATTAAGGGATTTCtagcaaaagtgagatagcagaatgggagacaatcctctaTCTATCttgcttttgcccgaaatcccctaattaaagagttaaggAATTTTAGGTAACGAGTCATcctgtagttacatactctcttcgagagggcTTCCACCTGGCCATATGATTAAATTGCGAAAAAAAACATCATCTGTGCTGCATCATCGCTTTTTCTTTATAAAAAATCTAACAGAAAATAatcaacaccctgtatattatacGGATCCAACAGTAGGTAGTTGTATTAGTGGGTTCtgcgtggtgtttcaagcggcatgatgccaaggaaagctacaaaatctgtaggaaatccacaagAAAAGCGGTGCACCTTGTCAAGTGtgaacaactcgagaccatgtATTTAAAAGTGCCGTCATTGTCTGCTAACTATCATGTGTGACATATTTTGGGgtgctgatgttgctgctcgctCGTGCCACCTGGCCCACAGAAACAGGTCGATATGCCTGCTTAGTTCAGAAttctgatgttttttttttagagaaatGTTCACATAGATATTTGTTGATGTACCATTTTGTCAGCCCAACATAACAAGTACCACAGCTTAGATGAATGTTGTAAACTACTGCCTTTTTGCATAGGATGAAAGTTTTTGAATGACTCAAAATACAAGATCACTTAGAAGTTGGAGTGATGAAAGATGTAAAGTTTGAAAGTTGATCTACTGAATAGGCAACCCTGAAACCATGGGAGGGTGCTAGATTTCGTAGTGAACATTTAGTTGTGAAAAAAAGGAAGCACAAGCTTGCTACTACCGTGAGGTTCTGGTTTGGATGTTGGGGGGATATTAGACTATGTAAATGCAATTTTCAGACTGTAGCCGGACTGCCTTAGCCTTGTTATGTGCCGCTGGACCGACGACAGGGTATGCTTTTTAAGGCAGAATTGAGGTTATGCTGCTTTAGATTTTGAGTGGCAACCCAATATGGAGAACAGAGGTTTTGAGTCGGACCTACCATATTCCAAATACAAACTTTTGTGGAAAAGGTTACGTCGAGAAAGTGTTGTGAGTTCCCAGTGGGAAGTTGAAATGTGAAGGAGAGTTCAGGTCATCCAGAGTAAACAAAGGAAAAGACATTGTCTGGATTAGAATGAGTGTTATAATCAGGAGGTCATCCACATAGCACCCAGCTAGGGATTTTGGGTTGTTTGTGGACCTATCGGACAAGACTTGATTGAGATGTTAGATAGATTTCACTTAACATAGGAGCAATACAGGAGCCAATGCAGACAGCCTTCTTTTGAGTGTTTCATTTTCCTTCAAACTGCACTACAATAGCGGCCAAATACAGTCTAAACTCATTATTATGACACTCGTAAATACGACATCCTCACTCTGTGACCGGTTTTCTAGGGAACCGTTTTTTCCCCATAGAAACACCATGTAACtcaccctcgttattatgacaactcgtTAATCCGACTGTGACCGAAATTTTGAGGACGGACCAAGGAGAACACGTGTATTCTGCCCTCGTTATGACCGCCGACTGTTGACCTCGTCGACCATGAACAAAGTTTCGAGAACGAACGGTGGAAAAACGGTGGTGTTGTGACCACCGACTGTTGACCCTGTTTTGTGATCCACCAAGAATATCAGTGGCCCCGTGTGACGCATGTGTGGACAATGTCGTACAAAGCACACCCCGGTCttcagaattcgtcagtgagTCATAGTTTTGCACCGAAAGCAGCGCTTAAAAGGCTGAAGGCAATGCGTGCCAGAGGCAATTTTCCGTGTAGTGACAGTGCTGCTCAAGCCTACGTTGATATAGACAGCAGCGAAGACGTTGCCGAGGGCCTTTCCGGCGACGACATTTTGGAGCTTGTTGCTCCGCCACCAGCAGACGACGCCGGAGACGCGACTGTAGACACAAGCAGTGAAGAGGAATTATGTGCACCTGCTCTCGTCAACGTAAGGGATGCCACCCAAGCGCTCAAGATGGCTTTGCAATTCTTCAAGCAGCAGAAGGACATTCAAAATGTGCATGCTATTTGTAACGCAATAGAGAGTGGAGAGCTTGCAAATTGAAAGTGCTACGAAACAGACAGTTCTGACGGATTTCTTTCGCAAATAAATTGTAAATCAGCAACTGAATCGTCTTCATTTAGTTTgtttctcgttaatatgaccatttcgctttatgaccaaaatcggcGGGAACGGACTTGGTAATATTAACGAGTTTAGATTGTATATGGAAACATCCAAGAAGGGCTGTATTGGGATGCCAGCATTTGTTTGGAATGACACAGGGTCCTTCTAAATAAGGCACGTCAAGCACGATTTGAACAATTTGCTATCTAGAGAGAGGTCTTTGGACATAAGAGAGACATGCTTTTCATAGAAGGGGGAGACAGTTTCTAGAAATTCATCAGAATTATTTAGTAAAAGGGACTTAAgaacaggaatacatttaaGAGCACTGTTAATGTAGGAAGAGATTATTTTCTACCAAGTATTGTTTTCATTTATAATTATCCTTAGTGGATGCATGGGCTTATGGCCCTTAATATTAATATTTGGGGGTTTACATCAGGAGACAACCTGTCTCAGTCGTGTCTCTCAGTTAGTCTCTCTGTCTTAGACGAGTCCTCAGTGTTCTCCACTGTAGGAAAACAAACAGTGAATTTATATACGCCCTTGCCCTGGATGCATCCCCTGTCATGTTCTTCACTATTTAAAACCTGACTCCTCCCACATCCTTTTGGAAGCCGCAGAAATAAACCACACCGCATTATCCAGCCACCTTATCTCCCTCTTTGCATGGCCCTCAATTCCCCCTTAAGCACCTGCAACCCTAGCTCCTTTGTTTTAGTACTTTCTCTCCCCAACTTTGTGGGCCGTTTGTATTTACTAGACATGGCCCAGCAGACTtggggaagagagagagagcaaagtTCATCGCTGGTTTGCATCTTGTCCCATCGTACGTGTGTCATTTCTGTTGCTCCTCATACTCATCACCTGTTACACCTGTTTGCTTGCCTCCCACTTCTACGTTCAACCAAAACCAATTTGAAGGGTTAGATAGTACCTGGTAGAGtccggatttatccgaaaaagcCAAATACTACGTGCCCATAAATCTTATGAAGGCAACGGGCCACGCAATAAAAATACGTATATTAAAAAAGTAGTGCTTTGTTAGTAGTGCTAATCAAAACTATATTGACAGCGTGCACACACAGTGGGAACACAGTTGTTAAGTTATGAACTACAGTATACGTAAAACCATCGAACATTCAAAATATCTCGAAAATCGTTCACAAATCAATGCTGCGAATTAATGGAAGGGGTGGTAAGCATTATAGTGAACAGAGAGCTTTAATACATGAACTGTCTTGCCCTGGATAAATGTTAACTCTTGACTTGCCTTCTATTTTTCTACCCTTGTCTTCCTCTCTCTAATGGATCATGTATCTTTAACATAATGCATTGTAGCCTGGATGTGGTTCTATGCAGATCTATCAGTGACACTTTACAACAGTATACAGAGTGcttcacgtaagactgaccagaatttttataaaaaccctatgagagcagcatagatgctgtttttgcagttgagttctacggccaggtggccatcctctcgaagaaagtgtgcaactacgagatgactaattaactaaaattcgttaattaactttttaattaggggattttggacaaaagcgagatggcagatgGAGGGACTATCCtggttgcaagccatttcacacttaacaaatcctgaaacccgcacgtgcgttaaaatatccatccccgaattttgatatgcaaatgagccggagccgaaaccgaaaccggcgACCGGGAACacggggagtacagcgctcatttcacgtcagaagGCCACGTCATTTGGAGCAGTGAAGataattggagtaggtgccgctcgGCCTGCCAGATAAACCATTTTCCGGTCCAGATAAACCTCCGTCGGCGTGGGTGATTCGCTTCTCAGGCGcactttttcggtttcggctcatttgcatacaagaattcggggatggatattttagcgcacgtggatttcaggattttttaaacgtggaatggtgttcaacgaggatagtctctcaatctgctatctcgcttttgcccgaaattccttaattaaaaatttaattaatgaatttcaggtaattagtcatctggtagtcATATACTCTcctcgagaggatgtccgcctggccgtagaactcaactgcaaaaacagcatctatgctgctctcgtacgttttttataaaagttttggtcagtcttacgtgaagGACCCCGTATTTAGTACAGTTGCTATCACTGTCATCGTTGTCTCTGTACACGTCCGAGTTTGCCGTGACTAGCACCGACAAATCAAAGCCATCACAGACTACGGTATTGGTAAAGGTTGCTTGTGCTTCGGCAGATGTGTTATTTATTCTT includes these proteins:
- the LOC135377733 gene encoding serine/arginine repetitive matrix protein 2-like isoform X1; the protein is MRGFSHYEMPRRSLRTRKSGVVPSGCLEKSVSFSRTFHQNKFEPAAGQASSDSISLGSDWDTTVKTLVTRLITKNKQSLLSAEHGDFPGDTSPQPSSNTFPVTETVGVHKPVTPDSRSSPSAKEIIQSQHKSHNKSTHKSTHDVTPQNVMASRTTRSEKRRQNSAATDRNSQLSPEPSGKERMEESRSPYKSVRSSTRHMSTTPGIKKTKHNPAKKTCEEGSSAVEDIRGAVSRKRSSKTSSHETSCRGRMSLRHRSPNSQPKESTRRPAKQVHNEEFPFEESRSDAESPKAPLEERILRSHSKSKKPLQRKLEDPQTERQGQSPKKRTDKENVSLTALEKRAQSLGKRDRPYLQQKSVSPKRKLFVQVSVGRTPTTDTKSSPERPYDAHASTDAEQRSGSSWIERARLGRIKRKLVLDVSAGAPELQSIVHSEREPRLQRLSDITGGRYDSVATRGGASAIALRPISDIDAGSSQENSQTEFMQPNTTRAKMVQVDMAAKHTPPNHNGTPFRGSARSAAGSMMAESNTQSSEGGSRAAVFKGSPSKSHIPKAIRRRRDTVDYLADEQMHRFLGTSVPCDTMDAVYHYSDAFFDFLCKKLEESALRRGSRKVTEKDVILFIRNFKGMRSTHHLFAMVEEHMSGDLRTQMVPCSRQKKRRKK
- the LOC135377733 gene encoding serine/arginine repetitive matrix protein 2-like isoform X2 — its product is MRGFSHYEMPRRSLRTRKSGVVPSGCLEKSVSFSRTFHQNKFEPAAGQASSDSISLGSDWDTTVKTLVTRLITKNKQSLLSAEHGDFPGDTSPQPSSNTFPVTETVGVHKPVTPDSRSSPSAKEIIQSQHKSHNKSTHKSTHDVTPQNVMASRTTRSEKRRQNSAATDRNSQLSPEPSGKERMEESRSPYKSVRSSTRHMSTTPGIKKTKHNPAKKTCEEGSSAVEDIRGAVSRKRSSKTSSHETSCRGRMSLRHRSPNSQPKESTRRPAKQVHNEEFPFEESRSDAESPKAPLEERILRSHSKSKKPLQRKLEDPQTERQGQSPKKRTDKENQKSVSPKRKLFVQVSVGRTPTTDTKSSPERPYDAHASTDAEQRSGSSWIERARLGRIKRKLVLDVSAGAPELQSIVHSEREPRLQRLSDITGGRYDSVATRGGASAIALRPISDIDAGSSQENSQTEFMQPNTTRAKMVQVDMAAKHTPPNHNGTPFRGSARSAAGSMMAESNTQSSEGGSRAAVFKGSPSKSHIPKAIRRRRDTVDYLADEQMHRFLGTSVPCDTMDAVYHYSDAFFDFLCKKLEESALRRGSRKVTEKDVILFIRNFKGMRSTHHLFAMVEEHMSGDLRTQMVPCSRQKKRRKK
- the LOC135377733 gene encoding serine/arginine repetitive matrix protein 2-like isoform X3; translated protein: MRGFSHYEMPRRSLRTRKSGVVPSGCLEKSVSFSRTFHQNKFEPAAGQASSDSISLGSDWDTTVKTLVTRLITKNKQSLLSAEHGDFPGDTSPQPSSNTFPVTETVGVHKPVTPDSRSSPSAKEIIQSQHKSHNKSTHKSTHDVTPQNVMASRTTRSEKRRQNSAATDRNSQLSPEPSGKERMEESRSPYKSVRSSTRHMSTTPGIKKTKHNPAKKTCEEGSSAVEDIRGAVSRKRSSKTSSHETSCRGRMSLRHRSPNSQPKESTRRPAKQVHNEEFPFEESRSDAESPKAPLEERILRSHSKSKKPLQRKLEDPQTERQGQSPKKRTDKENVSLTALEKRAQSLGKRDRPYLQQKSVSPKRKLFVQVSVGRTPTTDTKSSPERPYDAHASTDAEQRSGSSWIERARLGRIKRKLVLDVSAGAPELQSIVHSEREPRLQRLSDITGGRYDSVATRGGASAIALRPISDIDAGSSQENSQTEFMQPNTTRAKMVQVDMAAKHTPPNHNGTPFRGSARSAAGSMMAESNTQSSEGGSRAAVFKGSPSKSHIPKAIRRRRDTVDYLADEQMHRFLGTSVPCDTMDAVYHYGLSRAVIVMSMQLWQKVGSFSPQAASRHTIAIHHRLLTVPV